The genomic region CGACCCAGCGCTCATATCTAGAGCTCTTACAAGCGGCAACTAAATCCACTGAAGCGATTACGAGTGTTTCACGGGCCATTAATCATGTCTGATAATATATATTATGTAAACTTTAGATTTCACCCCAATAAGGGTGTCAGAACGGCCCTAACCACACAAACGATAGTTTTCAGTTTGTCTCGAAACTTATACGGAACTGTGAAACGTCTTGTTGGGGATAAGCATTGAATTGTGGTGAATAGAAAGAACTTGGTGTGGCTGGACTTGTATTAACGGCCAAATAGCTTACCGAGCAATCCGCCCTGAGCTTTTTTGATCTGTACAATCTCAGCGATGATGGTCTCTAGCTTGTTGCGCATATCTTTAGGAGTAAATGGCTTGGAGATGAAACCATTGGCCCCCGCATCGTCCAGCGCCTCGGTAACAAAGTCCATCGTTTTGTTACTCGTGACCATAACCAGTTTAACCTGGTCATTCAGTGGCTCTTCTCGGATCTTACGAACAACGTCGATGCCGTTCATTTTAGGCATATTCCAGTCAATGAATACGATGTCATATTCTTCAGGATTGAATTTCTCGAGCGCATCGTCTCCGTCTACGGCTTCTTGAAAGTCAAACTCTGCCAACTGTGCGTGACGCAGTCCTTTCATGACAATTCTACGCATACTGCGAGAGTCATCGACTACGAGTGCACGGATTTTCATGGTTAGACCTCATTGAATTATGGAGAGCTGAATCGCCCTGCCAATTACCCCAGCTTATTTCTACTATGGATCCTGGGGTCGCAACAACTCGGTTTAGAAGACTTTTTAAACTCTTAGAGGCCGTTAGTACTCCTGGAAGCCCCTTAAAACGAATGTTTCGATCAAGAAATCTCCGCTGAGCGCGTTATGTTGGACCTCAGGTCCTGTTTGGAATAGGAAAAGAGTGTTAATTGGTT from Deltaproteobacteria bacterium harbors:
- a CDS encoding response regulator, which translates into the protein MKIRALVVDDSRSMRRIVMKGLRHAQLAEFDFQEAVDGDDALEKFNPEEYDIVFIDWNMPKMNGIDVVRKIREEPLNDQVKLVMVTSNKTMDFVTEALDDAGANGFISKPFTPKDMRNKLETIIAEIVQIKKAQGGLLGKLFGR